The Candidatus Saccharibacteria bacterium genome has a segment encoding these proteins:
- a CDS encoding DUF2207 domain-containing protein has product MNKYLVGLLVAALMVIGGQAVVAQNTQNFVFESFEADYFLSKDDQNVGRLDITEELVAVFPDFNQNRGIERAIPKSYKNAPVNIDITSVTDGNGQPWNYTTYTSGDFLIVRIGDANVFVHGQQTYVIEYSVDNVISFFDDHDELFWDTNGTGWSQSFGSLEARFHIPASIAESLQDRQECFSGSFGSSAADCTITRDESSAGITVTATANNLLAYENASVVLGFEKGEFFADPWIKRKALLNAAGFVGVPILALGYSYRRWKKHGRDDNKRGYTTPQYVPPAGLNVVSSEVILKEKLTTAGISAGILQLATLGYIKIIDKETKRRLRKDKHELSLELTKDPSSAPHDLQEIVSILFESVEFDPKKVLTSLFKGDLKGVRESALQATAAGSATIGEVIQLDTQKNKLYTGAQKLIKNTPTRLAKEGYFKVAPDKAKASWVGRSILMALLSVPFFFILPGVGFGFIAAGVLMLFWTNAMPARTSKGSAAFDHIKGLEEYIKLAEADRLEFHQGVEGSKYGSEQVSSNEFKLRIYEELLPYAMLFGLTESWSEQFKDLYQQPPDWYNSNARTFNSLLLADSLNNLSSSAQNAFTPPSNSGASGGSGFSGGFSGGGGGGGGGGGW; this is encoded by the coding sequence ATGAACAAGTATCTAGTTGGTTTATTAGTTGCAGCTTTGATGGTGATTGGCGGCCAAGCAGTAGTGGCGCAAAACACCCAAAACTTTGTGTTCGAATCGTTTGAAGCCGACTACTTTTTATCTAAAGACGACCAGAATGTGGGCAGGCTGGATATTACAGAAGAGTTAGTTGCTGTTTTTCCAGATTTTAATCAAAATCGTGGCATTGAACGGGCTATCCCTAAAAGCTATAAAAACGCACCAGTTAATATCGACATCACATCGGTTACTGATGGCAACGGCCAGCCGTGGAACTATACAACCTATACGTCTGGCGACTTTCTTATTGTGCGAATCGGCGATGCTAACGTTTTTGTGCACGGGCAACAGACCTATGTAATCGAATACTCGGTCGATAACGTTATTAGTTTTTTCGATGATCACGATGAGCTATTTTGGGACACTAACGGCACCGGATGGAGTCAATCATTTGGCAGTTTAGAGGCGAGGTTTCATATACCAGCATCAATTGCTGAATCTCTGCAGGACAGGCAAGAATGTTTTAGTGGAAGTTTTGGGTCTTCAGCGGCTGACTGCACGATCACCAGAGATGAGTCTTCGGCAGGAATAACTGTTACTGCAACTGCAAACAACCTGTTAGCGTACGAAAATGCTTCGGTTGTACTGGGCTTCGAAAAAGGTGAATTTTTTGCCGACCCGTGGATTAAGCGCAAAGCACTATTAAACGCGGCTGGTTTTGTTGGGGTTCCGATTCTAGCGCTGGGCTACAGCTACCGTCGTTGGAAAAAGCATGGTCGAGATGACAATAAGCGTGGTTACACAACCCCGCAATACGTACCACCAGCAGGACTCAATGTAGTTAGCAGTGAAGTGATTTTAAAAGAGAAGCTAACAACGGCTGGAATTTCAGCCGGCATATTGCAGCTCGCAACTCTTGGCTATATAAAAATCATCGACAAAGAAACAAAGCGGCGACTACGCAAAGACAAGCACGAACTAAGTCTAGAATTAACCAAAGACCCAAGTTCAGCACCACATGATTTACAAGAAATAGTATCGATATTATTCGAATCGGTAGAATTCGACCCCAAAAAAGTCTTAACATCATTATTTAAGGGCGACCTTAAGGGAGTGCGGGAAAGTGCTTTACAGGCGACCGCCGCGGGTAGCGCTACTATTGGCGAAGTTATCCAGCTCGATACACAAAAAAACAAACTGTATACCGGAGCGCAAAAACTTATAAAAAATACGCCAACACGGCTTGCTAAAGAAGGGTATTTTAAGGTTGCACCCGACAAAGCAAAAGCCAGCTGGGTAGGCCGGTCGATTTTGATGGCATTACTGAGCGTCCCGTTCTTTTTTATTTTGCCCGGCGTGGGGTTTGGATTTATAGCTGCTGGAGTACTTATGTTGTTTTGGACAAATGCCATGCCTGCTCGTACTTCAAAAGGCAGCGCCGCTTTTGACCACATTAAAGGGCTCGAAGAGTACATAAAACTTGCTGAGGCGGACAGGTTAGAGTTTCACCAAGGTGTTGAGGGCTCAAAATATGGCAGCGAACAAGTTTCCAGCAATGAGTTTAAACTGCGCATTTACGAAGAACTATTACCATACGCCATGTTGTTTGGTTTGACTGAAAGCTGGAGTGAGCAGTTTAAGGACCTGTATCAACAACCACCCGACTGGTACAACTCCAACGCCCGTACCTTTAATTCGCTGTTATTGGCTGACAGTTTAAATAATTTATCGAGTTCAGCTCAAAATGCGTTTACGCCACCAAGCAATAGTGGGGCCAGTGGTGGTAGTGGATTCAGCGGGGGCTTTTCTGGTGGCGGCGGAGGCGGCGGTGGCGGCGGCGGTTGGTAA